One Microtus pennsylvanicus isolate mMicPen1 chromosome 3, mMicPen1.hap1, whole genome shotgun sequence DNA window includes the following coding sequences:
- the Scg3 gene encoding secretogranin-3, producing the protein MRLLLTSSPGASGVKLRPGPRPLAQELQHPRSGQRPLHLLTCSRPAGASSPGQHNCRPRSSSLSPRSGSCPCQLLTPLLIHNKSYSSGAQRQAVSSREQREQGRMGFLWTGSWILVLVLNSGPIQAFPKPEGSQDKSLHNRELSAERPLNEQIAEAEADKIKKTNPPESKPSERNYSSVDNLNLLRAITEKEKLEKEKQSIRSPPFGNTLDVEDVDSTKNRKLIDEYDSTKSGLDHKFQDDPDGLHQLDGTPLTAEDIVHKIATRIYEENDRGVFDKIVSKLLNLGLITESQAHTLEDEVAEALQKLISKEANNYEEALDKPTSRTENQAEALDKPTSRTENQAGKISEKVTPAAALHDGFANRENDETVSNTLTLSNGLERRTDPRSEDDFEELQYFPNFYALLTSIDSEKEAKEKETLITIMKTLIEFVKMMVKYGTISPEEGVSYLENLDETIALQTKNKLEKNSTDSKSKLSPVPSEKSHEETDSTKEEAAKMEKEYGTLKDSTKDANSNLGGKTDEAKGKTEAYLEAIRKNIEWLKKHNKKGNKEDYDLSKMRDFINQQADAYVEKGILDKEEANAIKRIYSSL; encoded by the exons ATGCGCctcctcctcacttcctctccagGAGCTAGTGGAGTAAAGCTACGCCCAGGCCCGCGTCCGCTCGCGCAGGAACTTCAGCACCCGCGGAGCGGACAGCGCCCGCTGCACCTGCTCACCTGCTCTAGGCCCGCTGGAGCTTCATCTCCAGGCCAGCACAACTGCAGGCCTCgcagctcctctctctccccgCGCTCCGGCTCCTGTCCCTGCCAGCTTCTTACTCCCCTTCTCATTCATAACAAAAGCTACAGCTCAGGGGCCCAGCGCCAAGCTGTTTCCAGCAGAGAGCAGAGGGAGCAAGGAAGAATGGGGTTCCTTTGGACCGGCTCTTGGATACTGGTGTTGGTGCTCAATAGCGGCCCAATACAAGCTTTCCCCAAACCTGAAGGCAGTCAAG ACAAATCTCTGCATAATAGAGAACTAAGTGCAGAAAGACCTTTGAATGAACAG AttgctgaggcagaggcagacaagatTAAAAAGACAAACCCTCCAG AAAGCAAGCCAAGTGAAAGAAATTATTCTTCTGTCGATAACTTGAACCTGCTAAGGGCgataacagaaaaggaaaaacttgagaaagaaaagcagtctATAAGAAGCCCCCCATTTGGTAACACACTGGATGTGGAAGATGTTGATTCAACTAAAAACCGAAAACTGATTGATGAGTATGATTCTACAAAGAGTGGACTGGACCATAAATTTCAAG ATGACCCGGATGGCCTGCATCAACTGGATGGAACCCCTCTAACTGCTGAAGACATTGTCCACAAAATTGCTACCAGGATCTATGAGGAGAACGACAGAGGAGTGTTTGACAAGATTGTTTCTAAACTGCTGAATCTTGGCCTA ATCACTGAAAGCCAGGCACACACCCTGGAAGACGAAGTAGCAGAGGCTTTACAAAAATTGATTTCAAAAGAAGCCAACAATTACGAGGAGGCCCTGGATAAACCCACAAGCAGGACCGAGAATCAGGCTGAGGCCCTGGATAAACCCACAAGCAGAACCGAGAATCAGGCTGGAAAAATATCAGAGAAAGTG ACTCCAGCGGCAGCCCTGCACGATGGCTTTGCTAACAGAGAAAATGACGAGACCGTATCTAACACCTTGACCTTGTCGAACGGCTTGGAAAGGAGAACCGACCCCCGCAGTGAAGATGACTTTGAGGAACTCCAGTATTTCCCCAACTTCTATGCATTACTGACGAGCATCGATTCAG AAAAAGAAGcgaaagagaaagaaaccctgaTCACTATCATGAAGACGCTGATCGAGTTTGTGAAAATGATGGTCAAGTATGGTACTATATCTCCAGAAGAAGGCGTTTCCTACCTTG aAAACTTGGATGAAACAATTGCTCTGCAGACCAAGAACAAGCTGGAAAAAAACAGCACTGACAGCAAAAGCAAGCTTTCCCCAG TGCCATCAGAGAAGAGTCACGAAGAAACCGACAGCACCAAGGAAGAAGCCGCCAAGATGGAAAAGGAATATGGAACCCTGAAGGATTCTACGAAAGATGCTAACTCCAACCTtggaggaaagacagatgaaGCCAAAG GGAAAACAGAAGCCTATTTGGAAGCCATTAGAAAAAACATCGAATGGTTgaagaaacacaacaaaaaaggCAACAAAGAAG attaTGACCTTTCAAAGATGAGGGACTTTATCAACCAGCAAGCTGACGCTTACGTGGAGAAAGGCATCCTCGATAAGGAAGAAGCCAATGCCATCAAGCGAATCTACAGCAGCCTGTGA